One genomic segment of Endomicrobiales bacterium includes these proteins:
- a CDS encoding PorV/PorQ family protein → MKKLFLALMTVSFVVAQSFGAFSSASVGTTGAQFLKIGVGARAVAMGEAQAAIANDVNALYWNPAGLNYMQGREGSLMHCSWFDDIAYDNISYGQKSEKLDGFIAGGVSYLSMSPMTKYDNLGNKLNETFSAYDALLTIGYARKIYDIPFGASIKCISSQLENEKSTAFAFDLGVRYDELMESKLSLGAAVQNIGTKVKFINQEDPLPFNVKLGAGYKIPIKGNPVLVALDLNFPIDNDPYVGLGGEYVYSFSGDFRLVPRLGYKSGAKGLEGLSGITGGIGFGYKQYSIDYAMAPYGDLGQTNRISINVAFDAPKK, encoded by the coding sequence ATGAAAAAATTATTTCTAGCGCTAATGACGGTAAGTTTTGTTGTGGCGCAGAGTTTTGGGGCGTTTAGTTCAGCAAGTGTAGGCACAACCGGAGCGCAATTTTTAAAAATTGGCGTAGGGGCAAGAGCGGTTGCTATGGGTGAGGCGCAAGCCGCAATTGCCAACGATGTCAATGCGTTATATTGGAACCCTGCTGGGTTAAACTATATGCAAGGCAGAGAAGGTTCTTTAATGCACTGTTCATGGTTTGATGATATAGCATATGACAACATCAGCTACGGTCAAAAATCCGAAAAATTAGATGGTTTTATTGCAGGTGGAGTAAGCTACCTATCAATGAGCCCAATGACTAAGTATGACAATCTGGGCAATAAATTAAATGAAACATTCTCAGCTTATGATGCGTTATTAACAATAGGATATGCAAGAAAAATATATGACATACCATTTGGAGCAAGCATAAAGTGCATATCCAGCCAGCTTGAAAACGAAAAATCAACAGCATTTGCATTTGACTTAGGTGTTAGATACGATGAATTGATGGAAAGCAAACTAAGTTTAGGTGCCGCGGTACAAAACATAGGAACAAAAGTAAAGTTTATAAATCAAGAAGACCCGCTGCCATTTAATGTAAAGCTTGGAGCGGGGTACAAAATACCAATCAAAGGCAATCCGGTGTTAGTAGCGCTTGACCTAAACTTCCCAATAGACAACGACCCGTATGTTGGCCTTGGCGGTGAGTATGTTTATTCATTCAGCGGTGATTTTAGATTAGTGCCTCGCCTTGGTTACAAAAGCGGCGCAAAAGGCCTTGAAGGTTTAAGCGGCATAACTGGCGGCATAGGTTTTGGCTACAAACAATACAGCATTGATTACGCAATGGCACCTTATGGCGACCTTGGCCAAACCAATCGTATTTCAATAAATGTAGCTTTTGACGCGCCTAAAAAATAA